ATTACGGCGAAAGAATCCCGCTGACCATCGCGGACGCAAACGCCGAGGAAGGCTGGATCGCAATCGTATTCCAGACAGTCGGAGCAACGACTCGCAGATTCTCAGAGACATTCAACGTTGGCGACAATGTACCCGTTCTTGTCGGGCCTCTCGGAAAGCCCACGCACATCGAGAAAAAAGACGGTATAGTCCTCTGCGTAGGCGGCGGAATCGGTATCGCTCCTCTTCACCCGATTGTCGAGGCCAATCACAGAATCGGCAACAAGGTTGTAACAATCATCGGCGCAAGGACAAAGGATTTACTTTTCTTTGAGGACGAAATGAGGAAGGCCAGCGATGAATTAATCGTAGTAACTGATGACGGCTCATATGGACGCAAAGCAGTCGTAACAGCACCGCTCACGGAAATTTGCGAGAAGGAGAAAGTCAGCGAAATAGTTTCAATCGGCCCGGCCATAATGATGAAGTTCTGCGTTGCCGCCGCCCGTCCGTTTAACGTACCTATAACAACATCACTCAACACAATAATGATTGACGGCACCGGGATGTGCGGATGCTGCCGCGTCAGTGTCGGCGGTAAAACAAAGTTTGTCTGCGTTGACGGCCCCGAATTTAACGGCTATGAAGTCGACTTTGACAACATGATGCAGAGAATGACAGCCTTCAAGGACAAAGAGAAGGAAGCAGATCACAAATGCAGAATCGGCCTTGATGCCGGGAAAAAGGCGGGTGCTTAGACGATGAGCGAACACAAGACAACAGAAATGTTACAGGAAGAAGCCGCGAAAATCTGGGCGGGTCTTGAGGGAAAAACATTAACGAACAAGGACAGATTCGCGATCCCTCAGCAGGAAATGCCCTCGCAGGAGCCGGAAGTACGCGCTCACAACATGTCGGAAGTCGCGTTAGGCTACACAGAGACGCAGGCAAGAGTCGAGGCGGAAAGGTGCATACAGTGCCCTACAGCCCCGTGCAAGAAAGGCTGCCCCGTAGGAGTTCCGATTCCTGAGTTCATCAAGCACATTCAGCAGGGAGACTTCAAGGGAGCAATCGACACAATCAAGACAACAAACCTTCTTCCGGCCATCTGCGGAAGAGTCTGCCCTCAGGAGAAACAGTGCCAGAGCCACTGCACAATCGGCAAAATGCTGAAGTCCCCGGAGAAAGCCGTAGCTATCGGCCGTCTTGAACGCTACGTAGCAGACTGGGAGAGAGCCAACGACAAAATTACCGTCCCGACTCCGAAACCTGAGACCGGGAAGAAAGTCGCCGTTATCGGCTCAGGCCCTGCAGGACTCACTGTTGCGGCTGACATTCGCAGGGAAGGCCACAGCGTTACGGTTTTCGAGGCGTTCCAGAAGACCGGCGGAGTCATGGTATACGGCATTCCTGAGTTCAGGCTTCCGAAAGCACTTGTCGCGAAAGAAGTCGAGAACCTCAAGAGAAT
This region of Synergistaceae bacterium genomic DNA includes:
- a CDS encoding sulfide/dihydroorotate dehydrogenase-like FAD/NAD-binding protein, with product MHKILEKRQLSYDKERDQSVYYFKVEAPEIARNRKAGQFIIFQLDEDYGERIPLTIADANAEEGWIAIVFQTVGATTRRFSETFNVGDNVPVLVGPLGKPTHIEKKDGIVLCVGGGIGIAPLHPIVEANHRIGNKVVTIIGARTKDLLFFEDEMRKASDELIVVTDDGSYGRKAVVTAPLTEICEKEKVSEIVSIGPAIMMKFCVAAARPFNVPITTSLNTIMIDGTGMCGCCRVSVGGKTKFVCVDGPEFNGYEVDFDNMMQRMTAFKDKEKEADHKCRIGLDAGKKAGA